From Anopheles arabiensis isolate DONGOLA chromosome 3, AaraD3, whole genome shotgun sequence, a single genomic window includes:
- the LOC120899668 gene encoding RNA polymerase II transcriptional coactivator, giving the protein MPKTKKQESSTDSDTSFEDRTPAKKPKSTEKAASTPGKDPNVFELDKNRKITVNEFKGKVYVGIREYYSKDGQDLPSKKGISLTVPQWKTLLEHADAINEQIKKF; this is encoded by the exons ATGCCCAAAACCAAGAAACAGGAAAGCTCCACAGATTCCGATACCAGTTTCGAAGAT CGTACGCCGGCAAAGAAGCCAAAGTCGACGGAGAAAGCTGCCTCCACGCCCGGCAAGGATCCGAATGTGTTCGAGCTGGACAAAAATCGCAAGATCACGGTAAACGAGTTCAAGGGCAAGGTGTACGTGGGCATCCGGGAGTACTACAGCAAGGATGGGCAGGATTTGCCTTCCAAGAAGGGCATCAGCCTGACGGTGCCACAGTGGAAAACGTTGCTCGAGCACGCGGACGCCATCAACGAGCAGATCAAGAAGTTCTAA
- the LOC120899667 gene encoding transmembrane protein 222 produces MSNAKEQTTTKQIFFYRFRLSIFSARKLILCNKSIRLKPTPKRNMSLHSDTSEDLSRNSAEMELLPPINFADDKYPYCIVWTPIPVLTWFFPFIGHMGIAMSNGVIRDFAGPYFVSEDNMGFGRPTRYLRLHPANAFGGTQNWDESVIKASATYGARMHNLFCDNCHSHVGMALALMRYKEYTNWNMVVLAFWMFFRGKYVGLRGFIKTWLPFLIILTICALVAMYSKWTI; encoded by the exons ATGTCAAATGCGAAAGagcaaaccacaacaaaacaaatcttttTCTACCGATTTCGTTTATCCATTTTCTCTGCAAGAAAGTTAATTTTGTGCAACAAAAG TATACGATTGAAACCCACACCAAAACGTAATATGTCCCTGCATAGCGATACATCCGAAGATTTATCGCGCAACTCTGCCGAGATGGAACTGCTGCCCCCGATCAACTTTGCCGATGACAAATATCCGTACTGCATCGTCTGGACACCGATCCCGGTGCTAACCTGGTTCTTCCCGTTCATCGGACACATGGGCATCGCCATGTCGAACGGCGTGATACGCGACTTTGCCGGGCCGTACTTCGTGTCGGAGGACAATATGGGGTTTGGCCGGCCGACACGCTACCTGCGGCTGCATCCGGCGAACGCGTTCGGCGGCACCCAGAACTGGGACGAATCGGTAATCAAAGCGTCGGCCACGTACGGTGCGCGAATGCACAACCTGTTTTGCGACAACTGCCATTCGCACGTGGGCATGGCGCTGGCCCTGATGCGCTACAAAGAGTACACCAACTGGAACATGGTGGTGCTGGCGTTTTGGATGTTTTTCAGGGGCAAGTACGTCGGGCTGCGCGGTTTCATCAAGACTTGGCTGCCGTTCCTAATTATACTGACTATTTGCGCACTGGTTGCGATGTACTCTAAGTGGACTATCTAA
- the LOC120899665 gene encoding uncharacterized protein LOC120899665 codes for MHRYVALVAVLAVSVAAEAPYPASGWRPEGAQFRLPTEYGAPLLLLQPQPRRVEVQITRENVQFAGRQIAQEQVPVTTTTVEPVTQTTPVTTTTTEQADLDLLKVQGLPSDQRKDFQQRANLRQQVVNRPLPANIAQRPLFPVSGQLRALPAVRGPVFQQQVAQQPQAVPAETYGPPEQEEEQQQPEELPATTEQPQVPQDEGDDDYDEDDAGRTVVAVSNAFSGQYYILAPDNTLQRVIYSTMVTDEDRQVNGFSAQLKYSPVDPIRDPVYTYDEQGQLVRIYKK; via the exons ATGCATCGATACGTAGCGCTGGTAGCCGTTCTGGCCGTCTCGGTAGCCGCCGAAGCTCCCTATCCTGCATCCGGATGGCGTCCGGAAGGGGCACAGTTCCGCTTGCCAACGGAATACGGTGCaccgttgctgttgctccaGCCGCAGCCTCGCCGTGTTGAGGTACAAATTACTCGCGAAAACGTACAGTTTGCAGGGCGTCAGATCGCCCAAGAGCAGGTGCCCGTTACAACCACCACCGTTGAACCAGTGACGCAGACGACTCCGGTCACAACAACGACCACCGAGCAG GCGGATCTGGATCTACTCAAGGTACAAGGACTCCCGTCGGACCAACGCAAAGACTTCCAGCAGCGTGCCAATCTCCGTCAGCAGGTCGTAAATCGTCCGCTTCCCGCCAACATTGCCCAGCGTCCACTGTTCCCGGTGAGTGGACAACTTCGTGCCCTGCCGGCCGTACGAGGACCTGTATTCCAGCAACAGGTGGCTCAGCAACCGCAAGCTGTGCCGGCTGAAACCTACGGTCCACCGGAGCAGGaagaagagcagcagcagccggaagAGCTACCCGCTACCACTGAGCAGCCTCAGGTGCCGCAAGACGAAGGCGACGATGACTACGACGAGGATGACGCCGGACGTACGGTGGTGGCCGTTTCCAACGCATTCTCCGGGCAGTACTACATTCTGGCACCGGACAACACCCTGCAGCGCGTCATCTACAGTACCATGGTCACGGATGAGGATCGTCAGGTGAATGGGTTTTCCGCCCAGCTGAAGTACTCACCGGTGGATCCTATCCGCGATCCGGTCTACACGTACGACGAACAGGGACAGCTGGTTCGCATCTACAAGAAGTGA
- the LOC120899662 gene encoding DNA polymerase interacting tetratricopeptide repeat-containing, protein of 47 kDa: MEEKQPKKVLSEQERLELAAQLDKDLDAFISSLEKKRYTEGWPEDRWEEEMAKHPFFMQKSPEPGEELSPLMEGLQQLKYDPQENTEQELADTYKEDGKFYMQHRKFRMAVLSYTEALRYKVGDAAYKAILYNNRSAANYMLKNYRTSLQDAQKALELNPDYDKARWRAAQCASALDRFELCVELCDTILQRDPTNTAAVEMRKACLAKKATQQRDSRKEARQEREKQERWDRLVTELKKRMVKFEERKALDDERFLRPRLAPLEDFMVSCDENGVLSWPVVFCYPEFQTTDFQQQLLETTTMQDVLEQLFEEPLECDKAGLYRAKKVNVYYENRILGLAYLVDKSKTIREIVAERTFVAFQGTLTFYILVKGSKQEESFITQTRIPLKIEY, from the exons atggaagaaaaacaaccgaaaaagGTTCTGTCCGAGCAGGAACGGCTCGAACTGGCGGCCCAGCTGGACAAGGATCTGGATGCGTTCATAAGCTCGCTGGAGAAAAAGCGCTACACCGAGGGATGGCCGGAAGACCGCTGGGAGGAGGAGATGGCAAAGCATCCGTTCTTCATGCAAAAGTCGCCCGAACCGGGCGAAGAGCTGTCCCCGCTGATGGAGGGGCTGCAGCAGCTAAAGTACGACCCGCAGGAAAACACGGAACAGGAGCTGGCCGATACGTACAAAGAGGATGGAAAGTTTTACATGCAGCACCGCAAGTTCCGCATGGCCGTGCTGAGCTACACGGAGGCATTGCGCTACAAGGTGGGCGATGCGGCGTACAAAGCGATTCTTTACAACAACCGTAGCGCGGCCAACTACATGCTGAAAAACTACCGCACTTCCCTGCAAGATGCACAGAAAGCGCTGGAGCTGAACCCTGACTACGACAAGGCCCGATGGCGTGCGGCACAGTGCGCTTCGGCGCTCGATCGGTTTGAGCTGTGCGTTGAGCTTTGCGACACGATACTGCAACGCGACCCGACGAACACTGCGGCGGTTGAGATGCGCAAGGCTTGCCTTGCGAAAAAAGCCACCCAACAGCGTGACTCCCGGAAGGAGGCGCGCCAGGAGCGGGAGAAGCAGGAACGATGGGACCGGCTCGTGACGGAGCTGAAGAAGCGCATGGTAAAGTTCGAGGAGCGCAAAGCACTCGACGATGAGCGTTTCCTCCGGCCACGGTTGGCACCGCTGGAGGACTTTATGGTTTCGTGCGACGAGAACGGCGTCCTGAGCTGGCCCGTCGTTTTCTGCTATCCCGAATTTCAAACGACCGACTTTCAGCAGCAACTTTTGGAAACCACTAC CATGCAAGACGTACTGGAGCAACTGTTCGAGGAGCCGCTGGAGTGTGACAAGGCGGGACTGTATCGTGCGAAGAAAGTGAACGTTTACTATGAAAACAGGATACTCGGGTTGGCCTACTTGGTGGACAAGAGCAAAACTATCCGGGAGATAGTGGCGGAAAGAACGTTCGTCGCGTTTCAAGGGACGCTCACATTTTACATCCTCGTGAAGGGATCGAAGCAGGAGGAATCGTTCATTACGCAAACAAGGATACCGCTGAAAATAGAATACTAA